CACCCGCCATTCTCGCCCATGGGATCCCACTCTCCACCCAGAGCGAGGGCTAGAACCCCGCAGTCCAGGCTCTCACCCCCGTCCTGCAGTAGCTGTCAGATGAAATAAAATCAATTCGGGTGCAATGAAGCCAAAGACCCTCCTGCTTTTCAATTCACATTGGCACCAGGGAGCCAACACTGGTGTTGCTCCGCAGGGGCTGCTGTAAGACAGGGACAGCTGAGCCATGGTCAGATGCAGATGAGTCAGGCCGCAGAGTTAATGACatgggcagcaggagcagaggaatctgcttccccctccccccccatgctgGAGCTCAATTGTCCCTGCTGACCCGATCCCCAGCCCTGCACAACACACTGGCCGGAGGCTTAGGCAGTGCAGCCAGGACGAGGAGTTGGCTGGCATGTGGTGCAGATGGCATTGCCTGGAAAGTGGGGAAGATGGCTGAGGTAGGGAGcacggggcaggaggggaggacaATCCGGTGGGGGGACAGAGACGAATGGAGCAGGGAGCacagggcagggggggaatccTGGCAGAAGGGGAGATGGGTGTGGATCACAGGGCAGCGAGATCAGTGCTGGCAGTGGAGGAAACAGGCAGGGGATCGGGCAGGGTGGAGAGAATAGGTGAGAGGGGTGAGGGGGAtcccagcagcaggggagcaCAGGCCGGGGAGGATGGGGCAGGGacctttgggggagggaggagtgccGGCCGGGGAGAACGGGTGGAAGCCCAGGCTGTGGTGGGAGAATGGGGGGGAGAGCAGGCTGTGGGAAGAGATGCCGGCTGATCTCCAGCCTGGGCAGCGTAGGGAAGCCCCTGGGGCTTCAGTGCCATTGACTGCAGGGATAACACCGACGCTTTATTTAGTCTTCTCTGAGCAGAGCCGGCCTTCGGATTTATGGGGCTGACACAGTGTTATTCAGCCGGTGCCCCTGTGTCTGCCtggctcttagcaacacaaacacaagctcacagtattggaaaacttgccaagTGCACTTTACTAAAAACAGTTTCATTGTGCcgccttcacccctaacccctgcacctccctcctacctgtgcccccaaccccagccctccGCTGCCAGCGTGCCCGTAcccagtgcccccacccccttatgcccagcaccccctgtgaCATCGCACTCTAGGATTgtatggaaatatgctaatgagtgtgaatatcatggaactggaatatgcttcatgcaaaaggtcccgACTGCCTCTTTTCTGCTCCAGGTCCATCCCCGCCTCCCATCGGTTCAGTGTCAGTTTCCTCCTGTTGACACTGGAATATTGTGGCTGGGCAGGAAAAGCAAACGCCACCTGCTTTTATTTGCCTGGaactttccctcctccccagccggGTTGTGTGggagcctctgcctcctcccagccacggctgctgagccctgctggggaagggaggagaggaaaggtGATGGGCCCAAGGGGACCCTCGGCACCTGGGTTTAAACGTCCGAGAGGAGGCAGGCGGAGTGGAAAGGAGACGAGGAGAGAGACTGCAGGgagtggctggggggcagggcacgtgggcagaagaggggagggggcaggcacaGTGTGGGGCTGCTCCGAACAGCTGCTCTCCCCCAGGGCCACCAGCCGGCTCCCCAGGAGGCGCTAGTGCGTTTGCTGCTCGCTCACTGCGccaaagacaccccccccctttcctttcctagccctgctccccccggccACCCCCAGCACGGCTCCTCCTCCGCCCGCCGCTCCCCGAAGTCCGGTGCCCGGCTCTGTCCCGGAGCTcggctcccctcctcccttcccagcctCCAGGTATCCCccgggctctgttcccagccttgcctggtgcccccgcccagctccccccagcctggctcctcctccactcCCTGCTTCCTGAAGTCCGGTGCCCGGCTCTACCCCCCGAGCTCAGCTCCCCGACTCTCTTCCCAGCCTCCGGGTATCCCCCCGGCTCTGTATCCAGCCTTGCCCACCTCCCCCTGCTCACTCAGAGGCAAACTTTTGCTCCTTGCCCCGTGAGGCCCTGCCAGAGCCCGAGCCCTCAGGCCggctgaggagtgggtgggcagaggggaggggccaggcccaCTTGCCCAGCGTGGGGAAGGGGCCCAGAGAGGAGCCCACGTGCAGCCAGCGAGGGTGGTGCCCCACATTTTCAGGCGCCCCAGGCAGCTGCGTGTGCTGTGtgtgcctaaggacggccctgcctctGAGCCTGTCCAGGGATTTGCTGTcactgtgtgggggtgggagtagggttgtcacagcctgaaatatttcaAAGTGGCTCCCACCCAAAAATAGTTGGAGACCCCCTGCTCTAGGATGGGGTTACTGCTCTTTAACACTGTAACATTTTCCATCCGGTTCCCTAGGCCTGAGTGTCTCCGCTCACTATCATCCCAGAATCCCCCCTCCTAGCTAGTCTTGGATTCAGGTAATAGGCCCTGAATTTAAACACCAGACAGACCCTAGCAATGGTTGGGGAAGTTACTGCACCTCTGAGCTCTGCTCTAGCTCAACCCCCAGATCTGGGCTGGAGCCGAAACCCTGAGGTAGGTTCTCCGGCCTAGGCCGGGCACAGAGCTGGCCAGAAAGCTTTTGCTagaacagttttccattggaaaaggCCGTTTggtcaaaattaaaatgtttcaggagcagggccggctccagagcccagcggggcaagcacccgcctggggcggccctttcccgggggggcggcaggctgggcctgcggacctgccgcagtcatgcctgcgggaggtccaccggagccccgggagcagcagacctgccgcaggcatgactgcggaggggactcTCGGCgggcggctcggctggacctcctgcaggcatgcctgcggcagctcaaccagagccgccggaccagcgaaccgcccacagctgcgggaggtccagccgagccgcgcgaccagcagaccctccgcagtcatgtccgcgggaggtccgcggctccggggcgcctcccgcgcatgactgcttggggcggccgaatttgtagagccgcccctgttgaggAGGGACATGTCGGTTTTGGTGGGGAAAAGTCTAAATGAATTATTCTGATGTTCTTATTCCCGGCACTATTCCTGGCCTGCTGGCTGAGTCCCTTTATATGACTGTTTCCCCCATGTATAGTCAGCTTATAGATACTGACCTTTCtgaggtgctttgagatctacagatgaaaaacacCAGCTAGAggggaaggatggcccagtggttgtTGGGCAATAGTCTGTGACTTGGGAAACTCAGGCAATTCtctccagacttcctgtgtgggctggggcaagtcactttaggCACCCAGCTTCCCTTGACATCTGTGacactgcctgagtctgcagagagcctgagccaattGCTCTGAAATCAGCGGAAGTGAAGTGCTTAAATACCTGTGaatttctgggcctcagtttccccacctgtagaaTGGGGGTAATAGCCCTGCCCTATCCCCAGGTGTGCTGGGAGGATAAAGACATTAATGAAGCCTGAAGTACTTTGAGCTCTGCTGATGAAAACCTCTGTGTAAGAGCTAGATATCATTTATTGTGCTGGCTTTAATGTTGCTGGGCTAAGTCATGGTAGATGGGATCTGATCCCCACTGCCTTATTTTCACAAATAATGGTAACTTGCAGCTTGGTCTGGAGTCCTCTGAGCAGGTGATTCTCCTCCGGCTATGGCAGCTTGCAGATGATCTTCATAATGGCTTTGTTATACTCCTTGGAGGCTGGCTTGAACTCACTCACCAGCTCACTGAGCTCCTGAATCTTCGCCTCCAGTTGGTCTCTCTCTATGGCGCCCAGGATCGCGCTGAGAATCAAGTCAATTCCCACGCCCACTATCATGCCAGCCACAGCACCAATCAAGGAGGCACCGATAATGGACAAGACCATGGCAGTTTGGCTCAGGACTATGACCACCACCTGCGATAACGCCAGCTTGATGAAGAACCCCATGGCCACGGTCCCAGCGAGGCCGCTCACCACTGTGGCCACATTGCGCAGAATCTGCATCTTCGTGGCATCAGGCTCCTGGAAATCGTGAAGCTTTCGGTAgagatctggctccagttctcTCTTCAGTCTTTTGTCGATGGCCTGCAGAATGTCTTGGATGGACTTTATGGCTGCGAGGAGTATGTCGCAGTTCTCCCGGATGGTGCCGTTCATGTTCATCTTAATGCGGTGCAGCTTGAACTGACAGTGTGTGTTTAAGGCTTCAATCAGCTCATTGGTGGTATCAAAATTGAGCTCTATGCAGTTGATCAGCTCCTGGTGTAACCGCGCCACCCTCTCCCGCCTCACCGGGTTGTCTGGGTACAGGATATCGCTCCAGGACATTCTCGGGAAAGCTGCCAGGAGAGGAAGAAGACAGAGGCCTTAGCCAGAGCTCCCTactgtgcctcccctcccccggctcaaATCACAGACTTAGTGAGTGCAGAGACTCAGCTGCCATTACAACAAAAAATGTCTAAAGGGCCCTGAtcctttaggtgcctaattccccgTCAATCCGTGGGAGTTCTGCGCCTAAACACCTTGGAGGTTCTAGGGTGGAAGGACTCGggccctgtctcttcccccccccccaaaccacgTGGTCTCAGGAGGCCTGGCTGGCTCCTCCCTGCACTGAGCCTCCAGCTGGGAGGGGGACAATCCGCCCAAGCAAGCTCAGGActctcagccccactccccaACAGACCCTAAATTGCCAGAGATCCCCCTCGTCCCAGCTactgccccagacacccccacttctcctcccacACGTTACCTCCCCACCTTCCCCGATCTCtgtcccagcccccaaccccctgcacccccagctccttccagccccccccccgaatccATCCACCCCAGAGGCGCGGCAGCGTCCCCCATCTACCCGGCCGCCTCCCGCCCCAGCCGCGGCGCTGCCCAGTGCTCGGCAGTTGCATAActtgctccctcccccctgctgcccGGGACCCAGCtgtgggtcagacgctgcagttTCCGGCTGTCCGCAAATTAGCCCGTGAAGTAACCGGCACAAAACGCCCGGCCTGGAGCTGCGCGCAGCTGGGCAGCTTTGTTCTGGCTTCAAGGGGCACCGGGGAATAGTTTCATTTTtcgcctcctccccagagctgggcgcagtCTCCAGTCAGGCTCTCCCCGCTATCCGGAGGGGATCCCACCTCCCGGCTGTTCCCACTCGCTAGTCACCAGTTTCCCCAGCCCGGGTCTCTCTCGCCCGCTGGTTCcacaggacacctgggtccttcCCAGAGCTGCCGCTCGCCAGGGTCCCCCTCTGGAAagcagacccccccccgccccccatcggTTACAGACGGGGccgctcccccgccccagcctgggggTGACTGATATTCTTTGTCCCCAGATTGGCACCTTGCCGGGGCTGCGGGAAACCCCCGTTCCTGGGGGAGCCCAGTTCGCCCGGCGATCCGGGGGGCTCTCACCGCACGGCCCCTGCTCCCATTTGTGCCTCCTCTGCCCCGTCCGACGGGGCGAGTTACCTGCTGGCCGGGCGTGTGGGAAGCTGCGGGGCCGttggccagggcagggcagggctcggCTCCGCGGGTGGCAGCCTGGGCTCTCCGGGGAGGATCCCGTGGCCGGGACGCTCTGTGCGCGCCGGAGCCGGGACTCGCCTTTATAGGAGGCCGCTCCGGGTCCTCACTGTCCCGGTCAGCCCCCGCGATCCCATTGGCGGGCCCGGGGCGCTGCTGGGCCGGAGCGCGGGGCCAGGGGGTGTCACATGGGCCTTCAAGCGGGTGTTCCCGGGACTCAGCTGCCGCTTCGAGCCTTCGGCTCCCAGTTCCCACCTGGTTTCCCGGAACTCGAGTCTGGCTGGTTTCCAGGTCCCGCTTTTCCCCTCAGTCACGAGGGGCTGGAAAGATCCAGGAGCTGATCAATCCGCAATGGCTCCCCGCGGCGCAACTCGGAGACCATCCTCCTGCCATGGAGGGAGGCTCCGGGCTTCTTCCAGTCCAGATCTGGCcagtgcagggggagaggggaaaggggcagagtcagggccccgggttccctccccagctctgggaggggagcgcgGTCTAATGGTTACAGCAGAGAAACCCCCAGCTCCGCTAGAGCAGCAGCGACAGTTGGCCTCAGGTCTCTGTGTCCAGCGTCCCCTTGGGGCATTAGCAGAAGATGTAAAATCTATTTTGTGTTTTACCTAAAGCTGCGTTTTGGTTGAAGCACCTGGGAGGGCTCAGCTCTGGTTGCAAAGGCTGGTGCAGGTCCCGGTTCCCAGGAAGCAGCGGGGAAGGAAGCGCTGAGCTGACCCTGGCCAGGCTTCTGAGCAGTGCGGGGGGTGTATTACCGGGtacagggctggagtgggggcaaTTGGCAGGAGCCTCCCTATCGGTGGGTCAGGAGTGGTTGGGGCCCATTGAGGTTACCCCACTGGGTGTGTCCCAGCCTGGGGATGCTGTGTAAGTGCAGGGCCTGCCGGAGGCAGGAGAGGCAGCCCAGGCCGGCGCGTTTGGAAGGCTCAGCGGTGCCACAGTCCAGGGTGTAGCCTGAGGGCCCCGTCACAGCCCCTGGATCCATCCACCCCAGGAGCGCGGCAGCATCCCCAACCCACCCggccacctcctgccccagccgcggcgctgcccagacctgctccctccccctgctgctcgGGAGTCATAAGCTGAAGTTTCTGGCTGTCTGCAAATTAGCCCATGAAGTAATCTGCACAAAACGCCCGGCCTGGAGCAGATCGCAGCTGGGCAGCTTTGTTCTGGCTTCAAGGGGCACCTGGGAATAGTTTAATTTTtttgcctcctccccagagctgggcgcagtCAGGGTCTCCCAGCTATCCAGAGAGGATCCCACCTCCCGGCTCCTATTCGCTATTCACCAGTTTCCCCAGCCCCAGGGTCTTTCTCGCCGCTTAgccacagcatcccctgggggGCTCATGGGCAGCTGGGTCCTTCCCAGAGCTGCAGTTCGCCAGGGTCACCCTTTGGAAAgcagaacccccccacccccatcagttaCAGACGGGGcagtgtagtaagatgaggccctgaaacataaactcttatcggaggcccagtatgaggcctgaggcctgaactaaagtaatggtcaggCCTTTGCGAACGTAcagcaaagtgaagctgtgagccagaggcaggccctgctcgcagaagctggcaaggaaagggctgatgctgcaaatacAGACACACTTAAAAGGTACcagacaccagatatcagaacattcacatccTTGTTCACTccccacagataacaaggaacaggccggCCCATCCCACTGACAGGGCCAAAATAGGAATATGAGGGATCGGGTTGTTTTGTTGGAACCAACGtttacaaggtgagaggcggcaccttgctaCGTGGAGGGGCTGCACCGCAgcacgtcaggagtgatgtgtcaCTTGTTTGTGCCTGTGTAAGAAGGCCCCTGAGTGGACgtctttgtccggcctaggggacagtggaaagtcccgtcgctgactgagctgagtccattgccagggagcacatatgtactagctGGCCGCACCTCAGCAGCAGCTTGGGCTTctatgccagggagctggagactgtgtttctcttcgacaataaCCTGGCCGgctgccttcgtaccttactagagtctgtgtcATCGgaggttctctcggggtctgctgggtcagcgatctgcagagccggggcagcacccAGAGGGAACACACACCATCCCAGGAGCATCTCACTTCAGGCAGCTCCCCCCCCATCACAGcaacctcccccccagcctgggggtgACGGATATTCTTTGTCCCTAGATTGGCACCTTGCCGGGGGCTGCAGGAAACCCCCGTTCCTGGAGGAGCCCAGTTCACCCGGCGATCCGGGGGGCTCTCACCGCACGGCCCCTGCTCCCATTTGTGCCTCCTCTGCCCTGTCCGACGGGGCGAGTTACCTGCTCACCGGGCGTGTGGGAAGCTGCGGGGCCGTTGGCCTGGGCAGAGCTCGGCTCAGCTCCGGGGGCGGCAGCCTGGGCTCTCCGGGGAGGatccctttggagcagggactctcGCCTTTCCAGCTAGGGCTGGATTCACCTCACCCCTCTGCCGCCTGCAGCTGAGGATGCCCCGACGGCAGCCCCAGCAGCACAACTGCCAGCCACTGCCCAGCCCGTGgccaggctggggagagctcGGCGCTGTCCCTTGGCCGCACTGGCTGCTGGTGGAGACAAGGTCCGGCTTCCTGAGGGGCTTCAGGGGCCTAAGGAGGcggcgggggtgggtggggggctgggcttgTTCATAAGCACCTAACTCCTCACTGCAGAACCCAGGCTCCGATTGCGGGGAGGCCGCTGACCCGGGGACCCCGCTCCAGCTGCCCGGGGAAGGGGGCGGCGAGAGGCTGCTGGAGGGTGGAAATGCGGCGGGGCGCTAAggcagcccgggggcggggggcgctgggtgCTGGGGCGGCCTCCTGATTTCCATTTCCCCGCGCGGTTTCCCGGAACTCGAGTCTGGCTGGTTTCCAGGTCCCGGGTTTCTCCTCGGTCACGAGGGGCTGGAAAGAGCCGCGATCTGCTCCAGCCGGGAGCCAGCGAGCCCCGCCCGGGACCTGCTCCCGCGCCGCTCGCCCGGGGCCACTTTCACTCTCCGCCCACCGGGAGCTTCATAAGGAGCCGCGGAGAGACGCCACCGCCCGCCCCCTCGCCCGCCGGGCCCGCAGCCGCGCCGAGCGGTGACAGGTGAGAGCTCCGGGCCCGgcccctctgggtccagccagcaggagcagcagccgggCCCCCCCACCCAATCCAAGCTGGCTCCGGAGAGCCgggccgctcccccccccccgcaggtccGAGCTGGCTCCGGAGAGccgggccgccccccccccccccgcaggtccGAGCTGGCTCCGGAGAGCCGggccgctcccctccccctccccccaaatccggACTGGCTGCGGAGAGCCGGGCCGCCCCACGCCCCGGTCTGAGCTGGCTGCGGAGGGCTCGTCCTCGAAATACGGTCCCCCTAGATCTCACGCCCCCCCCCACAATAGCCCCGCACCCCCTTCTGGGGCAGGACCCTCAGTTTCAGAAACGCGGACGTTTTCGAAATGATCCTCTTCAGCGGGTGCAGATCACTTCCCCCCGGCGTTACCACTGATCCACAGCCCCGCATCCAGCTGCTTGGGGACCCCGGGGAACCTTTCTCGGTGCAGCCCTGCCGGGAGCTGAAACCCCCAGCCAGCCGCCGGCCCCTGGGTGCGATGCAGCCCTGCAGGGTATGTCTGCGCTGCAATTACACACCCCTGGCTGGCCGGCCGGGCTGCAAACTGCCAGTGTGGACGTGcaggcttggactggagccccGGTGGTGGGATTGTGCCTGGGGGGACGCTCCCAGAGCCTGGCctccagcctgaccccagatCTCTACATGGTAATGTTTAGCCCCCCAGCCTGAGTCAGACCAGACGCCGCCGTTCCGGGGGGCTTTTATGTAGACCTCAGCGACTCCCCCATCGCTTCCACACACCCTGTCCCCGGCTCCACCCCAGTGGCGCTGCATCCGGTTCGCAGTGTCGCTCTCTTGGGGCCCGCAGCAACTGCGCAGTGGGTAACGGACTGAGGTGCTTTGCACGTCCCATCTCGCACAGCAGCGCCCCTGTACCTCACCACCGCCGGCAGGGACTGTTCCTGCCTGACAGCCGTTAGCTAGAGAGAGAGTCATGCCCTGGAGCATGAGTGTTTAATCTTATCAAACTTAACCAAAAAAATCTTTTCTAATGTCATTCTGGTTCTCCTCACTAGCCATATCAATGTCAGATCCCTTTCTGGGTCTTGCTAGGCTCTCGGCATCAGCAAGATCAtgaggcagtgagttccacaggcaaaTCTGAGGGTTGTTGTGAAACAACGTTCCCTCTACTCCAGTTCGTAGGGGTTCCCTATCGGTTCCATCGCACATCCCCTTGGCCTGGCACTGGGGATCCTGGAGGGGAAACTCTTTCACCCCCTCACCTGTGCTCTCCGCTTTGTTTCCCAGCCTCGCGATGCTCTCCCTGTTCTCCGGCACACAGAGCGAAAGAGAGAGGCTCGTGcgcgccagccagtccctgctcgACTCCCTGGAAGGATGCATCTCGGCCACCCACGCGCTGCTCGGCCTCCTCAACCAGCACCTTGACACCAGCGTGTCCCTGGAACCGGTGGGGGGCAGCGTCGGCGTGGGGGAGAGCCTGGAGCGCCTGCTGCGGGCAGCGCAGGAGATGCACGCCGCGGCGGAGCAGACGGACAGACACGTGCGGAAGAACGCCAGCCGGGACCTGTACGCCCGCctggcctccccccacaccccgctgcaGGAGAAGGGGGCCATCGTCCGGGACTTCCACCAGGCCACCATGGGGATCTTCGGCAGCGTGGGTGGCCCTGTGGTGGCCGTGCTGCTGCAGAATGCCGGCCTCCCCGAGCGGCTGGAGGCGGCTCTGCGGGAGGCGGAGGCCTCCCCGGTGCTGCGCCTGCCGATGGACGCCCTGCTCCGGAGCAGCGAGGAGATCGCCAGGGCTGTTTCCGCTTGTGCCACCCCTGGGGACCCAACTGGGGAAACGGCTGCAGAGCCCCCCGAGAATGGCCCCGTCTCTGGGACCGGCATGGTGCAGAGTCTGGGCGACCACCTGCCCGATGTCCTCACGGGGCGTCGTGCTAGGAACGCCCTGGCTGCGGCCGCCCGGCACCTGGAGGAGGCGCTCCAGGCGCTGGCACCGGCCTGCAAGTCTTTCCAGTTGGTAGCTGCCGCGGCTGAGGTCTACATGGCCCTGATCTCGGAGCAGCAGCCGGGAACGGGAGAGGGGCCGGGCCAGAATCCTGCCGGCGTCGCCCATTGAGCTGCGCAGGCAGAGCCAGGACAGCGCCCCCTGGCCGCGGCACACGCACGGGCAGGCTTTGCACCGGGCTCTGCGCCGGTTAATGAGCCCGGCAGCGCCCAGcatgtggggctggcagccgggaacCGCAGCAAATAAAGGGAACTGAGCAAAACCGCAGGCCTGAGTCGTACTGGTTTGTCCCGGCTGGTGAGCTGGGCCAACGGCCCTAGAACCAGGCTCCCCTCCCGGCCCCTGGTGTGACTCCGGAGTaacttgggcgggggggggacaatGGGgccaattcccctctctgatgtaaatcaggagtaactccactgatgtcaaggtGCCAATTCCCCttcactctggtgtaaatcaggagaaagTCAGGAGAGGGGGAGCCTCATAAACCTGAACCACAAATGTTCTGGTTACAGTTATTTCTCCTGCAATTTGTGCGtatgtgcagggagggggagggggaggggttgatgaaagaataaaataattgatttttttcaaaacccctttctggtaaaaataaaaacccaggTGGTGGTTTGGGCTGAAAGtttgtggtttgggttttttaaaaacttccttttttttttttttgttaacaaaAAAGAGTTGCAAACCTGaaccagatttttctttgttACTTCAAAACTGACACGTTGGTCCCAGCTTTGGTTCCAGGGCTTTTCCCTTTTTTTGCAAACTGCCTTGATTCATGTGCAAACGGGGTACCCCCGGTATCAGGGGCTTTGTCTGAGACGCCCCCCAGACCAGGCACGATGGGGGGTCGCTGGGGGGGGGTGAGTCAGAGCTCATTCCCCAGCGGGGGCTCCCACCCCTGTGGGGTCAGGTCTGGGCTTTGACCTGGTCTGTGGCGCTTTGGGCTCAGCAGGGCCAGAacccacctgcccacagggcccgagggtggagcagggggctctggagTCGCGCTGCAGCAGAACCAGCACCAGGGAGCAGACGCCGGGGTCAGGGAGCCACAGGGCTGGTGCTCTGGGACAGTCCCTGGGGGTCCCACAGCCGGGCAGCCCCACCTTAGGTTCTCGCTCTGTCACCAGGGGAAGCCACTTGGCTTCACCACCTCCTGGGACCCAACCTCGgcgcctccagccccctccctccctccagcgtCTCCGCCTGAGACGGGCACCTGAGGGAGCCGTGTACCCCAAGGGGGCACTGCCCCCAGCATctgctggggctcccagccagcgggggaagggcaggcggGTTTATTAGGTGGCTGCTCCCAGCATGGCCAGTCCTCGGTCAGCCCAGAGAGCCGGAAGCTGCAGCCTGGGCtatggctgggggggaggggtagctcagtggtttgagcattggcctgctagacccaggagtgtgagttcaatccttgacaaggccacttagggatctggggcaaaaattggtcctgctggtgaaggcagggggctgaactcagtgacctttcaagg
This genomic window from Mauremys mutica isolate MM-2020 ecotype Southern chromosome 17, ASM2049712v1, whole genome shotgun sequence contains:
- the LOC123351399 gene encoding single-pass membrane and coiled-coil domain-containing protein 3-like, translated to MSWSDILYPDNPVRRERVARLHQELINCIELNFDTTNELIEALNTHCQFKLHRIKMNMNGTIRENCDILLAAIKSIQDILQAIDKRLKRELEPDLYRKLHDFQEPDATKMQILRNVATVVSGLAGTVAMGFFIKLALSQVVVIVLSQTAMVLSIIGASLIGAVAGMIVGVGIDLILSAILGAIERDQLEAKIQELSELVSEFKPASKEYNKAIMKIICKLP
- the LOC123351397 gene encoding uncharacterized protein LOC123351397 isoform X2 — translated: MLSLFSGTQSERERLVRASQSLLDSLEGCISATHALLGLLNQHLDTSVSLEPVGGSVGVGESLERLLRAAQEMHAAAEQTDRHVRKNASRDLYARLASPHTPLQEKGAIVRDFHQATMGIFGSVGGPVVAVLLQNAGLPERLEAALREAEASPVLRLPMDALLRSSEEIARAVSACATPGDPTGETAAEPPENGPVSGTGMVQSLGDHLPDVLTGRRARNALAAAARHLEEALQALAPACKSFQLVAAAAEVYMALISEQQPGTGEGPGQNPAGVAH
- the LOC123351397 gene encoding uncharacterized protein LOC123351397 isoform X1, with product MRDRVVLLEPTFTRSRVSPRSRGAGKSRDLLQPGASEPRPGPAPAPLARGHFHSPPTGSFIRSRGETPPPAPSPAGPAAAPSGDSLAMLSLFSGTQSERERLVRASQSLLDSLEGCISATHALLGLLNQHLDTSVSLEPVGGSVGVGESLERLLRAAQEMHAAAEQTDRHVRKNASRDLYARLASPHTPLQEKGAIVRDFHQATMGIFGSVGGPVVAVLLQNAGLPERLEAALREAEASPVLRLPMDALLRSSEEIARAVSACATPGDPTGETAAEPPENGPVSGTGMVQSLGDHLPDVLTGRRARNALAAAARHLEEALQALAPACKSFQLVAAAAEVYMALISEQQPGTGEGPGQNPAGVAH